The following are encoded in a window of Carya illinoinensis cultivar Pawnee chromosome 15, C.illinoinensisPawnee_v1, whole genome shotgun sequence genomic DNA:
- the LOC122295779 gene encoding pentatricopeptide repeat-containing protein At2g26790, mitochondrial-like, whose product MWFLTSVRVFSLPRKFIYATCNHIRFKSISPALALLNSTEPSDLSTDDEYSYATSSSPASTFSCMSGYIPNSTNLAELDSSRVVQILNTLRKDPNSAMSFFYQLKEQGFLHDVSTYAALVGILCCWRLYRELDAVFLELIVGSADKGNLRFEIPHLFETLALEGLHANETLARAYNVLVKSYVSIGMFDEAIDVLFKTKRRGVVPHIFTCNFLMNRLIHHEKMDMAIAIYKQLKRLGLSPNDYTYAIMIKALCKKGDLEEAVHAFQEMEEAGMTPNAFAYTAYIEGLCTHRRSDLGYQVLQAWKEANAPIDAYAYGAVIRGFCGEMRLDEAENVFLDMEKQGVVPDTQCYHALIHGYCKGWNPLKALALQNDMVSKGLKSNCVIVSLILQCLCDMDLLLETVDLFNEFKGSGIFLDEVSYNIGVDALCKQGKVDEAIDLLEDMKSQHMVLDIMHYTTLIKGYCLQGKLLDAMNLFEEMKEKGFKPDIVVFNVLAYGFSRNGLASEALELLVYMESQGLKPNSITHNIILEGLCIGGKVKAAEEFLSSIKDKSVDNYSAIVSGYCEANCTSKAYKLFVKLTKQGVLIRKGSCFKLLSNLCSEGDNDEALALLETMLSLNVEPSKIMYSKVIAALCRAGDMKRARWFFNILVERGLTPDVISYTMMIHGYCKLNCLQEACDLFQDMKARGIRPDVITYTVLLDAHSKIYLRRVCSHLDMRENKEMKINASTIWTEMEDKGIRPDVICYTVLIDGRCKADSLQDAVALFDEMIDRGLEPDTVTYTALLSGSCYRGDVDRAVTLFNEMSSKGILPDTQTISILHRGIIKAKKVQFRK is encoded by the coding sequence ATGTGGTTTCTTACATCGGTTCGAGTATTTAGTTTACCCAGAAAATTCATTTATGCTACTTGTAATCATATTCGTTTCAAGTCAATCTCTCCGGCGCTTGCCCTCTTGAACTCCACCGAGCCCTCAGATTTATCCACGGATGATGAATACTCTTACGCGACCTCTTCTTCTCCCGCTTCTACTTTCTCGTGTATGTCTGGTTACATTCCGAACAGCACAAATCTGGCTGAGTTGGACTCGTCCAGggttgttcaaattttgaatactctaagaaaagatcccaattctgcaATGTCCTTCTTTTACCAGTTAAAGGAACAAGGCTTTCTACATGATGTCTCCACGTATGCAGCTCTTGTTGGGATCTTATGCTGTTGGAGGTTGTATAGGGAGTTGGATGCTGTCTTTTTGGAGCTCATCGTTGGGTCCGCAGATAAGGGGAACTTGCGATTTGAAATACCCCATTTGTTTGAAACACTTGCATTGGAGGGGCTCCATGCCAATGAGACATTGGCCAGAGCATACAATGTGCTGGTTAAATCGTATGTCAGTATTGGTATGTTCGATGAGGCAATTGATGTTTTGTTCAAAACAAAGAGGCGTGGGGTTGTTCCCCATATCTTCACCTGTAATTTTCTCATGAATCGGTTAATTCATCATGAGAAAATGGACATGGCTATAGCCATTTACAAGCAGCTTAAGAGGTTAGGTCTGAGCCCTAATGATTACACCTATGCAATCATGATTAAGGCGCTATGCAAGAAGGGTGATTTGGAAGAAGCTGTCCATGCGTTTCAGGAGATGGAGGAAGCTGGGATGACCCCCAATGCTTTTGCATATACAGCATATATTGAAGGGCTTTGCACCCACCGGAGGTCAGACTTGGGATATCAAGTACTCCAAGCATGGAAAGAGGCAAATGCCCCTATTGATGCATATGCTTATGGTGCTGTCATTCGTGGATTCTGTGGCGAGATGAGATTGGATGAAGCAGAGAATGTCTTTCTTGACATGGAAAAACAAGGGGTGGTCCCTGATACACAATGCTATCATGCATTGATCCATGGATACTGCAAGGGTTGGAATCCGCTAAAAGCTCTGGCTCTCCAAAATGATATGGTATCAAAGGGTCTAAAAAGTAACTGTGTAATTGTTAGCTTGATTCTTCAATGCTTGTGTGACATGGATTTGCTTCTTGAAACAGTGGATCTATTCAATGAATTCAAGGGGTCTGGGATTTTTCTCGATGAGGTTTCATACAATATTGGGGTGGATGCCTTGTGCAAACAGGGGAAAGTGGATGAAGCCATAGATCTGCTTGAAGACATGAAAAGTCAGCATATGGTATTAGATATTATGCACTATACAACGTTGATTAAAGGCTACTGCCTCCAAGGAAAATTGCTTGATGCTATGAATCTATTTGAAGAAATGAAGGAAAAGGGTTTCAAGCCTGACATTGTTGTTTTTAATGTACTTGCTTATGGGTTTTCAAGAAATGGCCTTGCATCTGAGGCTCTTGAACTTTTGGTTTATATGGAGTCACAGGGTTTAAAGCCAAACTCTATTACACACAACATCATTCTTGAAGGTTTATGTATAGGAGGAAAAGTGAAGGCAGCTGAGGAATTTCTGAGCAGCATAAAGGATAAGAGTGTGGATAACTATTCTGCTATTGTTAGTGGGTACTGTGAAGCCAACTGTACAAGCAAGGCCTATAAACTTTTTGTTAAGCTAACAAAGCAAGGAGTTCTGATTAGAAAAGGCTCTTGCTTTAAACTTCTCAGTAACCTTTGTTCTGAAGGTGATAATGACGAAGCTCTTGCATTGCTTGAGACAATGTTGTCGTTGAATGTAGAACCTAGCAAAATAATGTACAGTAAAGTCATAGCTGCACTTTGTCGGGCTGGAGATATGAAAAGGGCCCGGTGGTTTTTCAATATTCTTGTCGAAAGGGGGTTAACTCCTGATGTCATTTCCTACACAATGATGATACATGGGTACTGCAAACTGAACTGCCTACAGGAAGCCTGTGATCTCTTCCAGGATATGAAGGCAAGGGGGATTAGACCTGATGTTATCACTTACACAGTTTTGCTTGATGCACATTCCAAAATATATCTAAGAAGGGTTTGTTCTCATCTAGACATGAGGGAAAATaaggaaatgaaaattaatgCTTCAACCATTTGGACAGAAATGGAGGATAAGGGTATAAGACCCGATGTCATTTGTTACACTGTATTAATTGACGGGC